Proteins encoded together in one Terriglobia bacterium window:
- the nuoK gene encoding NADH-quinone oxidoreductase subunit NuoK has translation MVPLSWYLTLSAVLFCLGVLGFLLKRNIITIFMSIELMLNAVNLTFVAFANYWNAHGGLLPSGAKIVGLSGHVFVFFVMVVAAAEAAVGLAIIIAVFRTRETLNVDRVNLLKL, from the coding sequence GTGGTTCCTCTCTCCTGGTATCTGACCCTCAGCGCGGTGCTGTTTTGTCTGGGCGTGCTGGGATTCCTGCTCAAGCGCAACATCATCACCATTTTTATGTCCATTGAGCTGATGCTCAACGCCGTAAACCTGACGTTTGTGGCCTTCGCCAATTATTGGAATGCGCACGGCGGACTGCTGCCCAGCGGCGCAAAGATTGTCGGCTTGAGCGGCCACGTGTTTGTTTTCTTTGTGATGGTGGTGGCTGCTGCGGAAGCGGCGGTGGGACTGGCGATTATCATTGCGGTGTTCCGTACGCGTGAGACTTTGAATGTTGACCGGGTAAACCTGCTGAAACTATGA
- a CDS encoding NADH-quinone oxidoreductase subunit M: MLMPRNDRLLRWAALIFSVVTFLFSLHLVRFFDYGQHGFQPQFDTNHAWIGQAIHYHMGVDGISMWLVVLTTFLVPLGVLVSWKSIHDRVKEFFVLLLVLETAMIGVFLALDMFLFYVFWEATLIPMALLIGMYGHGRRVYAAVKFFLYTMVASVFMLVAIIYLYTHNPAHNFEYAAFRDLIAANGVSASTLQWLFLGFFVAFAVKVPLFPLHTWLPDAHVEAPTAGSVLLAGVLLKMGTYGLLRFNLGMFPDQSRNNASWIIVLAIIGIIYGALVALVQPNLKKLIAYSSVSHLGFVVLGIFTFTQAGIDGAVYQMLNHGISTGALFMLAGMLYERKHTYEFKEFGGLATPMPVYATFFLIAVLSSVGLPLMNGFVGEFLVLSGAAQSHPHGMLYASLATSGVIWGACYLLWMYQKVFYGPIHHDENKALPDLDAREQISLWPVAVMALVMGVISPYWMKSIDPAVAVVKAGKNAPATPIAAVSISATPISATSISATSAGGQNRVEENRVEEKR, encoded by the coding sequence ATGCTCATGCCGCGCAATGATCGCCTGCTGCGCTGGGCTGCTCTGATCTTTTCCGTTGTCACGTTCCTCTTCTCGTTGCACCTGGTCCGGTTCTTCGACTACGGCCAACATGGGTTCCAGCCGCAGTTTGATACCAACCACGCCTGGATTGGCCAGGCCATCCACTACCACATGGGCGTGGACGGCATCTCGATGTGGCTGGTAGTGCTCACCACGTTCCTGGTGCCCCTGGGCGTGCTGGTTTCGTGGAAATCAATTCATGATCGCGTGAAGGAATTCTTCGTCCTGCTGCTGGTGCTGGAGACGGCGATGATCGGCGTCTTCTTGGCGCTGGACATGTTCCTCTTCTACGTTTTCTGGGAAGCCACGCTGATTCCCATGGCCTTGCTGATTGGCATGTACGGGCATGGACGCCGCGTTTATGCCGCCGTGAAATTCTTCCTGTACACCATGGTCGCTTCCGTCTTCATGCTGGTGGCCATCATCTACTTGTACACGCACAACCCTGCGCACAACTTTGAGTACGCAGCGTTTCGCGACCTGATTGCCGCCAACGGCGTCTCAGCTTCTACGTTGCAGTGGCTCTTTCTCGGATTCTTTGTGGCGTTTGCCGTGAAAGTCCCTCTGTTCCCACTGCACACCTGGCTGCCGGACGCGCACGTGGAAGCCCCCACCGCCGGCTCCGTCCTGCTGGCCGGCGTGCTGCTCAAGATGGGCACATACGGCCTGTTGCGATTCAACCTGGGCATGTTCCCCGACCAATCCCGCAACAACGCCTCGTGGATCATTGTTCTGGCCATCATCGGAATCATTTACGGCGCGCTGGTGGCGCTGGTCCAGCCGAACCTGAAGAAGCTGATTGCCTACTCTTCCGTCAGCCACCTGGGCTTCGTGGTGCTGGGCATCTTCACCTTCACCCAAGCCGGAATTGACGGCGCGGTGTACCAGATGCTGAACCATGGCATCTCCACCGGAGCGCTCTTCATGCTGGCCGGCATGCTGTACGAGCGCAAGCACACCTACGAATTCAAGGAATTCGGCGGCCTGGCTACGCCCATGCCGGTGTACGCCACGTTCTTTCTCATCGCAGTGCTGTCCTCCGTCGGGCTGCCGCTGATGAACGGCTTCGTCGGCGAATTCCTGGTGCTCAGCGGCGCGGCGCAGAGCCATCCGCACGGCATGCTCTACGCTTCCTTGGCCACCAGCGGCGTGATCTGGGGCGCGTGCTACCTGCTCTGGATGTACCAGAAAGTTTTCTACGGCCCGATCCATCACGACGAAAACAAGGCCCTGCCGGACCTGGACGCGCGCGAGCAAATTTCCCTGTGGCCGGTGGCGGTGATGGCCCTGGTGATGGGCGTGATCTCGCCTTACTGGATGAAGAGCATTGATCCCGCGGTGGCCGTTGTCAAGGCCGGCAAGAACGCGCCAGCAACTCCCATTGCAGCAGTATCAATTTCGGCGACACCAATTTCGGCTACGTCAATTTCGGCAACATCAGCGGGTGGACAGAACCGGGTTGAGGAAAACCGGGTTGAGGAAAAACGATGA
- a CDS encoding NADH-quinone oxidoreductase subunit N, whose protein sequence is MNPIQTIDYIRILPELVLTAFGIAVMMIDPLLKPGASRKSLGLLSLLGSLGAIAAAFCQMAWLARDASFSTPGWFGMVRVDSFSIFFHILIPAISAVCILASLEYLEVQKMNSGEYYALILFGTVGMVLMSSAVELVLIFIALEISSISTYVLAGYRRRTASSTESAIKYFLLGSFATAFFLYGVALMFGATGSTNLLDIPKVLGEQVNAAGTPGVLAFMAVALMIVGLGFKIASAPFHIWTPDVYEGAPAPVVALMSTAPKAAAFAVLLRMLFATTSTKWFWLIWISAALSMTLGNFGALMQNNVKRMLAYSSIAHAGYILVAFAAQNNDGIWAAIFYTASYAAMNVGAFAVISHVSSTGERYVTMDDYAGMGKRSPLLAFTLTVFLLSLIGIPATAGFLGKYYVFTSALSGSASATHPQALIWLVIIGVINSAVASYYYLRIIVVMYMREPTVDEAPASPSAAMRLALIAAAIATIWLGVAPGRVTNSAARAALDLAPDRKPTVVYMLKTVPSNAEPASLTVTPEK, encoded by the coding sequence ATGAACCCGATTCAAACCATCGACTACATTCGCATCCTGCCTGAGCTGGTGCTCACCGCGTTTGGTATCGCGGTGATGATGATTGACCCGCTGCTGAAGCCGGGCGCAAGCCGCAAGAGCCTTGGTCTGTTATCTCTGCTGGGCTCGCTTGGGGCGATTGCAGCGGCATTCTGCCAGATGGCCTGGCTGGCCCGCGATGCCAGCTTCAGCACGCCGGGCTGGTTCGGCATGGTCCGCGTGGATAGTTTCTCCATCTTCTTCCACATTCTGATCCCGGCCATCTCCGCAGTCTGCATTCTGGCGTCGCTCGAATACCTGGAAGTTCAGAAGATGAACAGCGGCGAATACTACGCCCTGATTCTTTTCGGGACCGTGGGCATGGTGCTGATGTCGTCCGCCGTAGAGCTGGTGCTGATCTTCATCGCGCTGGAAATCTCTTCTATTTCCACTTACGTTCTGGCCGGCTATCGCCGGCGCACTGCTTCCAGCACGGAGTCGGCGATCAAGTACTTTCTGCTGGGATCGTTTGCCACCGCCTTCTTTCTGTATGGCGTGGCGCTCATGTTTGGAGCCACAGGATCCACCAACCTGCTGGACATCCCAAAAGTGCTGGGCGAGCAGGTGAACGCCGCTGGGACTCCGGGCGTTCTGGCGTTCATGGCGGTCGCGCTCATGATCGTGGGACTGGGCTTCAAGATCGCCTCAGCGCCCTTCCACATCTGGACGCCTGACGTTTACGAAGGCGCACCGGCGCCAGTCGTCGCGTTGATGTCCACCGCGCCGAAGGCGGCGGCGTTTGCCGTGCTGTTGCGCATGCTTTTTGCCACTACCAGCACCAAATGGTTCTGGCTGATATGGATCTCCGCCGCGCTCTCCATGACGCTGGGCAATTTCGGCGCGCTCATGCAGAACAACGTGAAGCGCATGCTGGCATACTCTTCCATTGCTCACGCCGGCTACATCCTGGTTGCTTTTGCCGCACAGAACAATGACGGCATCTGGGCCGCCATCTTCTATACCGCTTCCTACGCGGCCATGAACGTGGGCGCGTTCGCGGTGATCAGCCACGTCTCCTCCACCGGCGAACGCTACGTCACCATGGACGACTATGCCGGCATGGGCAAACGCTCTCCGCTGCTGGCCTTCACGCTCACGGTTTTCCTGCTGTCACTGATCGGCATCCCGGCCACGGCGGGCTTCCTGGGAAAGTATTACGTTTTCACCTCGGCCCTGTCCGGCTCCGCTTCTGCGACGCATCCGCAGGCGCTGATTTGGCTGGTGATTATCGGCGTGATCAACAGCGCGGTGGCTTCCTACTATTACCTGCGAATCATCGTGGTCATGTACATGCGTGAACCTACAGTTGACGAAGCGCCGGCCAGCCCCTCAGCAGCCATGCGGCTGGCGTTGATCGCGGCGGCGATTGCCACCATCTGGCTGGGCGTGGCGCCGGGACGTGTGACCAATTCAGCCGCACGAGCAGCGCTCGATCTGGCCCCGGACCGCAAACCTACGGTGGTTTACATGCTAAAGACTGTGCCCAGCAATGCTGAACCGGCGAGTCTGACGGTTACTCCGGAAAAATAA
- a CDS encoding NADH-quinone oxidoreductase subunit J — protein sequence MVHQVLFIVFGLICVAGAVNLLVQRHPINSALSLVVVMASLALIYLLLGAEFVAAIQVIVYAGAIMVLFVFVIMLLNAGAEERSKGSVMALLIGVPGVIVLGCLVSWTMLTTSKGLSGVSISAGDFGETHPIARLLFKDFLLPFEVTSVLILIAIMGAVVLGRREN from the coding sequence ATGGTTCACCAGGTACTATTCATCGTCTTCGGACTGATCTGCGTGGCCGGCGCTGTGAACCTGCTGGTCCAGCGCCACCCCATCAACAGCGCGCTGTCGCTGGTGGTGGTGATGGCTTCGCTGGCGCTGATTTACCTGCTGCTGGGCGCGGAGTTTGTCGCAGCCATCCAGGTGATCGTTTACGCCGGGGCCATCATGGTTTTGTTCGTTTTCGTCATCATGCTGCTCAATGCCGGCGCGGAAGAGCGCAGCAAGGGCAGCGTGATGGCGTTGCTCATCGGCGTGCCCGGCGTGATCGTTTTGGGCTGCCTGGTGAGCTGGACCATGCTCACCACGAGCAAGGGGCTGAGCGGCGTCAGCATCAGTGCAGGCGACTTCGGTGAGACCCATCCCATCGCCCGCCTGCTCTTCAAAGACTTTCTGCTTCCGTTTGAAGTCACCTCCGTGCTAATCCTCATCGCCATCATGGGCGCGGTAGTGCTGGGAAGGAGGGAAAACTAA
- the nuoL gene encoding NADH-quinone oxidoreductase subunit L: MTDNLYLWVIPLLPLAGAAINGLFGRRFKNGMVSFVALLFTAVSFGWASWAVWKAWPGGAIALPYIENHGAWIWTTGFSAPFGFYLDQLSMIMVLVVTGVGFLIHIYAVGYMAHEGGYYRFFAYLNLFMFFMLTLVLANNYLLMFVGWEGVGLASYLLIGFYFLKDSAADAGKKAFIVNRIGDFAFLIGMFLLIQHFGTLDYDGVFNALKDSSKYPVEAGFGFLTITALCLMFGATGKSAQVPLYVWLPDAMEGPTPVSALIHAATMVTAGIYMIARSHAIFNLAPHALEIVAIIGCLTAIFAATMGMAQTDIKRVLAYSTVSQLGYMFLACGAAAYSAAIFHLMTHAFFKALLFLGAGSVIHALSGEQDMRRMGGLKKLIPRTFWVMTIATIAIAGIPPFAGFFSKDQILGEVYKSPTAGPIMWIIGVVTAGITSFYMFRLWFMTFFGERRPDADLGDAHAIATHAAPAAAAAAHGHDDDHGHGVHESPWIMIGPLVVLAILSFVGGWVGVPAFMKGHNEIEHFLAPVMTSSSAVAGESVEAAHAGLTQETAKENASEEWLLAGTSVGAALLGLFFAWLLYFKSPGLPDRITGKIHGIYLTVLHKYYVDEGYGLLLVKPLLALSTVVFWRGVDQGVIDGLVNGAGSTSQGIGNELRRMQSGNIRSYAAWVALGGAAVIAYMIWLGVQK, encoded by the coding sequence ATGACCGACAACTTATATCTCTGGGTCATTCCGCTGCTGCCGCTGGCCGGCGCGGCCATCAATGGCCTTTTCGGACGCCGCTTCAAGAACGGCATGGTCTCCTTTGTAGCCTTGCTGTTTACCGCGGTCTCGTTCGGCTGGGCTTCGTGGGCGGTATGGAAGGCGTGGCCGGGCGGCGCGATTGCTCTGCCCTACATTGAGAACCACGGCGCTTGGATTTGGACCACAGGCTTTTCCGCGCCATTTGGCTTCTATCTGGACCAGCTCTCCATGATTATGGTCCTGGTGGTCACCGGCGTAGGCTTTCTGATCCATATTTATGCCGTTGGCTACATGGCGCATGAAGGCGGGTATTACCGCTTCTTTGCCTACCTGAACCTCTTCATGTTCTTCATGCTGACGCTAGTGCTTGCCAATAACTATCTCTTGATGTTTGTGGGATGGGAAGGCGTGGGGCTCGCGTCATATCTGCTGATCGGCTTCTACTTCCTCAAGGACTCTGCGGCCGACGCCGGCAAGAAAGCCTTCATCGTCAACCGCATTGGCGACTTCGCGTTTCTGATCGGCATGTTTCTGCTGATTCAGCATTTCGGCACGCTGGACTATGACGGCGTGTTCAACGCGCTGAAGGATTCTTCAAAGTATCCCGTAGAAGCCGGCTTCGGCTTTCTGACCATCACCGCGCTCTGCCTGATGTTTGGCGCCACGGGCAAATCCGCACAGGTCCCGCTCTACGTCTGGCTGCCGGACGCCATGGAAGGGCCCACGCCGGTCTCGGCCTTGATCCACGCCGCGACCATGGTCACCGCGGGCATCTACATGATCGCCCGTTCGCATGCCATCTTTAATCTAGCGCCGCATGCGCTGGAAATTGTGGCCATCATCGGCTGCCTCACCGCCATCTTTGCCGCCACCATGGGCATGGCGCAGACGGACATCAAGCGCGTGCTGGCTTACTCCACCGTCTCACAGCTCGGCTACATGTTCCTGGCGTGCGGCGCGGCCGCATACTCCGCCGCAATCTTTCACCTGATGACCCACGCGTTCTTCAAGGCGCTGCTCTTCCTTGGCGCGGGATCGGTCATTCATGCTCTGAGCGGTGAACAGGACATGCGCCGCATGGGCGGACTCAAGAAACTGATTCCTAGAACGTTCTGGGTGATGACCATCGCCACCATCGCCATCGCCGGCATCCCGCCGTTTGCCGGGTTTTTCAGCAAAGACCAGATTCTCGGCGAAGTCTATAAGAGCCCGACCGCGGGGCCCATCATGTGGATTATCGGCGTGGTCACCGCCGGTATCACTTCTTTTTACATGTTCCGACTGTGGTTTATGACCTTCTTCGGCGAGCGCCGGCCTGACGCCGATCTGGGCGATGCCCACGCAATCGCAACTCATGCCGCACCCGCCGCCGCCGCCGCCGCTCACGGTCACGATGACGACCACGGTCATGGCGTGCACGAATCGCCCTGGATCATGATTGGGCCGCTGGTGGTTCTGGCGATCCTTTCATTCGTCGGCGGCTGGGTGGGCGTACCGGCCTTTATGAAAGGTCACAATGAGATTGAACATTTCCTGGCGCCAGTGATGACTTCAAGTTCGGCAGTCGCCGGTGAAAGCGTGGAAGCCGCCCACGCTGGTCTTACGCAGGAGACAGCAAAAGAGAACGCTAGCGAAGAGTGGCTGCTGGCCGGCACATCGGTCGGCGCCGCGCTGCTTGGCTTGTTCTTTGCCTGGCTGCTCTACTTCAAGAGTCCGGGCCTGCCCGACAGAATCACAGGCAAAATTCACGGCATCTACCTCACTGTCCTGCACAAATACTACGTGGACGAAGGCTATGGCCTGCTGCTGGTCAAACCCTTGCTAGCCCTCTCGACTGTCGTCTTCTGGCGCGGCGTGGACCAGGGCGTGATTGACGGCCTGGTGAACGGAGCGGGCTCCACTTCGCAAGGCATCGGCAACGAGCTGCGCCGCATGCAATCCGGCAACATCCGTTCCTACGCCGCCTGGGTGGCTTTGGGCGGCGCAGCGGTCATCGCCTACATGATCTGGCTGGGGGTGCAGAAGTGA
- the nuoG gene encoding NADH-quinone oxidoreductase subunit NuoG, protein MPDVTITVDGKKVTAPAGTLLIEACKAVGIEVPSFCYYPGLSLQAACRMCLVRIEKMPKLQTACTVPITDGMIVTTESDEVRQARKSMIELLLGNHPLDCPVCDAGGECELQDMTFKYGAAESRYMEGKLHKEEQQWSPVVFFDRPRCILCYRCVRVCGEGMDVSALGVQLRGSSSVIAPNMQDHLECEECGMCIDICPVGALTSGSYRYKTRPWEMKHVGTVCTHCGDGCKTTLGVRQADTGAEIIRGDNRDKSGINGDFLCIKGRYAFDFTEHKDRLRQPLVRKEGKLVPATWEEAIDHVAKRLREIRDSKGGQAIGVIGSNRTTNEENYLLQKFARTVLGTNNIDHHRTADFAAFARALAGKTNATATMRDVGNAPAILLIGNDPTEQHPLLAWSIRTAVRLHQTKLYVVNSQPIKLRRQAAGFIQVGTGKEGKIAAFLNGDDAAAGSLTSAGVTNDTLKKFRDEIKALKDLVIIFGSEVRGADVAALVKFGSGINAKFICLGDYANSRGAADMGLFPDLLPGYTALTSAQKFSAEWGTLPATKGLALSEMIQAAKDGKLAALYVVGSNPVADYSFDPAALKNTLIVAQELFLTETASLAEVVLPAASAYEKSGTFTNTSGDVQLLKKAGDVAGVRSDFEIIVRVAERMGADVKKLVPFGGGVHADMGQTRGVQSGEADRHSVWLTANNMEPRTSPFDSMAILDEIQRLVPGYEFSRLNLLAGNDQHSTATEHSNAGAADGLVQIVPANDTLFTSGTLGRYSNMLNSVLESRSGVPADKKEVMAD, encoded by the coding sequence ATGCCAGACGTAACAATCACGGTTGATGGGAAAAAAGTCACCGCGCCTGCGGGCACGCTGTTGATTGAGGCCTGCAAAGCGGTGGGCATTGAAGTGCCGTCCTTCTGTTACTATCCCGGTCTCTCCTTGCAGGCCGCCTGCCGCATGTGCCTGGTGCGCATTGAGAAGATGCCCAAGCTGCAAACCGCGTGCACCGTCCCCATCACCGACGGCATGATCGTCACCACGGAATCGGATGAAGTCCGCCAGGCGCGGAAGTCCATGATCGAACTGCTGCTGGGCAACCATCCGCTGGACTGCCCGGTGTGCGATGCCGGCGGCGAATGCGAACTGCAGGACATGACTTTCAAGTACGGGGCCGCCGAATCGCGCTACATGGAAGGCAAGCTCCACAAAGAAGAACAGCAGTGGTCGCCGGTGGTCTTCTTTGACCGTCCGCGATGCATCCTGTGCTACCGCTGCGTCCGCGTATGCGGTGAAGGCATGGACGTTTCCGCCCTCGGCGTGCAACTGCGCGGGTCGAGCTCAGTGATTGCTCCCAACATGCAAGATCACCTGGAGTGCGAAGAGTGCGGCATGTGCATTGATATTTGCCCGGTCGGCGCGCTCACCTCCGGCTCGTACCGCTATAAGACGCGTCCGTGGGAGATGAAGCACGTGGGCACCGTCTGCACGCACTGCGGCGATGGCTGCAAGACCACGCTGGGCGTGCGCCAGGCAGATACCGGAGCGGAGATCATCCGCGGCGACAATCGCGACAAGAGCGGCATCAACGGTGATTTCCTGTGCATCAAAGGCCGCTACGCCTTCGACTTCACTGAACACAAAGACCGTCTGCGCCAGCCGCTGGTCCGCAAAGAGGGCAAGCTCGTGCCGGCCACCTGGGAAGAAGCCATTGACCACGTCGCCAAACGCTTGCGCGAGATTCGCGACAGCAAGGGCGGCCAAGCGATTGGCGTGATCGGCTCCAACCGCACCACCAACGAAGAAAACTACCTGCTGCAGAAATTCGCCCGCACCGTGCTCGGCACCAACAACATTGATCACCACCGTACAGCCGATTTCGCCGCTTTCGCGCGCGCTCTTGCCGGCAAGACCAACGCCACCGCTACCATGCGCGACGTGGGCAACGCTCCGGCGATCCTGTTGATCGGCAATGATCCCACGGAGCAGCATCCGCTGCTGGCGTGGAGCATTCGCACCGCCGTCCGCCTGCACCAGACCAAGCTCTATGTTGTGAATTCGCAGCCCATCAAGTTGCGCCGCCAGGCCGCCGGCTTTATCCAGGTGGGGACGGGCAAAGAAGGCAAGATTGCCGCGTTCCTCAACGGCGACGACGCAGCCGCCGGGTCGCTCACCAGCGCCGGCGTCACCAATGACACGCTGAAGAAATTCCGCGACGAGATCAAAGCGCTCAAAGACCTGGTCATCATCTTTGGCTCTGAAGTCCGCGGCGCGGACGTTGCTGCTCTGGTGAAGTTTGGCTCCGGCATCAACGCCAAATTCATCTGCCTGGGCGACTACGCCAACTCGCGCGGCGCCGCCGATATGGGCTTGTTCCCTGACCTGCTACCCGGTTACACAGCTCTTACGTCAGCCCAGAAATTCAGTGCCGAATGGGGAACGCTCCCCGCCACCAAAGGCCTCGCCTTGTCGGAAATGATTCAGGCGGCGAAAGACGGCAAGCTGGCCGCCCTGTATGTTGTCGGCTCCAACCCGGTTGCCGACTACAGTTTCGACCCGGCGGCGCTCAAGAACACACTCATCGTCGCCCAGGAATTGTTCCTGACGGAAACCGCATCGCTGGCGGAAGTCGTGCTGCCCGCGGCGTCGGCCTACGAGAAGTCCGGCACGTTTACCAATACCAGCGGTGATGTGCAACTGCTCAAGAAGGCCGGCGACGTGGCCGGCGTCCGCAGCGATTTTGAAATCATCGTTCGTGTGGCTGAGCGCATGGGCGCTGACGTCAAGAAGCTGGTTCCCTTCGGCGGCGGCGTGCACGCGGACATGGGACAGACCCGCGGCGTGCAGTCCGGCGAAGCGGACCGCCACTCGGTGTGGCTGACAGCCAACAACATGGAGCCGCGTACCAGCCCGTTTGACTCGATGGCCATTCTGGACGAGATCCAGCGCCTGGTTCCGGGCTACGAATTCTCAAGATTGAACCTGCTGGCCGGCAATGACCAGCACTCGACCGCCACCGAACACAGCAACGCCGGCGCGGCCGACGGCCTGGTACAGATTGTTCCCGCCAATGACACGTTGTTCACCTCGGGAACGCTGGGTCGCTACTCAAACATGTTGAATTCCGTTCTTGAGAGCAGGAGCGGCGTGCCGGCAGACAAGAAAGAAGTCATGGCGGATTAA
- a CDS encoding DinB family protein has translation MSNTVSLAADNQRLAALLRESRERFLLSLADVSEESCLHRPSSGCWSVLDCAEHVAVTETFMLGLLKGPRRPRSADAPNREQIFLERVANRSSKVAAPERAHPSGRFPTLHAARKLFETSRAGAILFAEQNNEDLRRTEVPHSLFGEVSAYELLIIMAKHAERHAAQIEEIRNRPAFTKAQSPGASAEKDLCQT, from the coding sequence TTGTCCAACACGGTCTCCTTGGCAGCCGATAACCAAAGGCTGGCAGCATTGCTGCGTGAAAGCCGCGAGCGTTTCCTCTTGAGCTTGGCCGATGTGTCGGAGGAAAGCTGCCTCCACCGTCCTTCGTCTGGGTGCTGGTCCGTGCTGGATTGCGCCGAGCACGTCGCGGTGACGGAAACCTTTATGCTCGGCCTGCTGAAAGGGCCGCGACGTCCGCGTTCCGCCGATGCCCCCAACCGCGAGCAAATTTTTCTGGAGCGCGTGGCCAATCGCAGCAGCAAAGTTGCGGCGCCGGAAAGGGCCCATCCCAGCGGGCGCTTCCCCACACTGCACGCGGCGCGAAAACTGTTTGAAACCTCTCGGGCCGGAGCCATCCTCTTCGCCGAGCAAAATAACGAAGATCTCCGGCGCACGGAGGTCCCTCATTCGCTCTTCGGAGAAGTAAGCGCCTATGAATTGTTGATTATCATGGCCAAGCACGCCGAGCGGCACGCCGCACAGATTGAAGAGATCAGGAACCGCCCGGCATTCACGAAAGCACAGTCACCAGGAGCTAGCGCAGAAAAGGACCTATGCCAGACGTAA
- the nuoH gene encoding NADH-quinone oxidoreductase subunit NuoH, translated as MQSPVGAAQVQRRFVVCGSEERFSSSPPLGGGSSQNVDTKTFIIVAVIKILLILFVMLTGVAYTTLLERKLVARIQNRWGPTRVGPFGLLQPLADGIKFILKEDLVPDNVHKGLYILAPMLALAMSLISIAIIPFGESITIRGISIPLQITGMGAAGGLSDINIGLLIILGATSIGVYGIALAGWSSNSKYSLLGSLRASAQMISYELALGLSLVGILLLAGSLSLREIVNAQSGTWMVGSFNTHLPHWYIAPQFIAFFIYLMAAYAETNRIPFDLPEAETELVAGYHTEYSSMKFAMFFMAEYLNMFTVGCLATLLFFGGWHGPAIPGAPPIVAALLPVFYFAVKVFFFIFLYIWIRGTLPRFRYDQLMAFGWKFLLPLAIANIIVTSFIVAWRA; from the coding sequence ATGCAGAGCCCCGTAGGGGCGGCACAAGTGCAAAGAAGATTTGTTGTTTGCGGCTCAGAAGAGAGATTCAGTTCGTCGCCGCCATTAGGGGGCGGTAGCAGCCAAAACGTGGACACAAAAACTTTCATCATCGTGGCAGTGATCAAGATCCTGCTGATCCTCTTTGTCATGCTGACCGGCGTGGCCTACACCACCCTGCTGGAGCGCAAGCTGGTGGCCCGCATCCAGAACCGCTGGGGCCCCACGCGCGTAGGCCCGTTCGGCCTGCTGCAACCGCTGGCTGACGGCATCAAATTCATCCTGAAGGAAGACCTGGTGCCGGACAACGTGCATAAGGGCCTGTACATTCTGGCCCCGATGCTGGCGCTGGCCATGTCCCTGATCTCGATTGCCATTATTCCTTTCGGCGAATCCATCACCATTCGCGGGATCAGCATCCCGCTGCAGATTACCGGCATGGGCGCGGCGGGCGGCCTGAGTGACATCAACATTGGCCTGCTGATTATCTTGGGAGCAACTTCCATCGGCGTTTATGGCATCGCCCTGGCTGGATGGTCGTCGAACAGCAAGTATTCCCTGCTCGGATCGCTCCGTGCCAGCGCGCAGATGATCAGCTATGAACTGGCTCTAGGACTATCGCTGGTGGGAATCCTTCTGCTGGCGGGCAGCCTGAGTCTGCGCGAAATCGTGAACGCGCAGTCAGGCACCTGGATGGTCGGCAGCTTCAACACCCATCTGCCGCACTGGTACATTGCTCCACAGTTCATCGCGTTCTTTATTTATCTGATGGCCGCTTATGCAGAGACCAACCGCATCCCCTTTGATCTGCCGGAAGCCGAAACCGAACTCGTCGCCGGATACCACACCGAATACAGCTCCATGAAGTTTGCCATGTTCTTCATGGCTGAATATCTGAACATGTTTACCGTGGGCTGCCTGGCCACGCTGTTGTTCTTCGGCGGATGGCACGGCCCGGCGATCCCCGGAGCGCCGCCCATCGTCGCGGCGCTGCTGCCGGTGTTCTATTTCGCGGTGAAAGTTTTCTTCTTTATCTTTCTCTATATCTGGATTCGCGGCACGCTGCCGCGCTTCCGTTATGACCAGCTGATGGCATTTGGATGGAAGTTCCTGCTGCCGCTGGCGATTGCCAACATCATTGTCACCAGCTTCATCGTGGCCTGGAGGGCTTAA